The Syntrophorhabdaceae bacterium genome includes a region encoding these proteins:
- a CDS encoding PDZ domain-containing protein produces GWLGISVEDVSWDRAKSLGMAAPKGAYVAEVMKGSPAQAGGLAKGDVILSYNGIEVADASRLRNMVAVTPVGKEAKITVLRAQKNQDLAVKIGNQADAVKAYASSTQQLLGAEFRSVTTQEEEKYGLNPKQGVAVTQLDPKGPLGRAGFEKNDLILEINGQAVDSLESFLELASTLRPHAKITLLALDHNSGQSGRINVTIQ; encoded by the coding sequence GGATGGCTGGGCATCTCAGTCGAGGACGTAAGCTGGGATCGCGCCAAATCCCTTGGAATGGCTGCGCCTAAAGGCGCGTATGTGGCGGAAGTAATGAAAGGAAGCCCTGCTCAGGCCGGTGGACTGGCCAAGGGGGACGTCATACTTTCCTACAATGGCATCGAAGTTGCCGACGCATCGAGGCTCAGGAATATGGTAGCCGTCACACCCGTGGGCAAGGAAGCAAAGATCACGGTCCTGCGCGCCCAGAAGAATCAGGACCTAGCGGTGAAAATAGGCAACCAGGCGGACGCGGTGAAAGCCTATGCCTCTTCCACGCAACAACTGCTCGGGGCGGAGTTCAGGTCCGTCACGACGCAAGAGGAAGAAAAATACGGACTCAACCCGAAACAGGGAGTCGCCGTCACACAACTGGACCCGAAGGGGCCTCTCGGCCGGGCGGGCTTCGAAAAGAACGACCTGATCCTCGAGATCAACGGTCAGGCGGTGGACAGCCTCGAATCATTTTTGGAGCTTGCGAGCACGTTACGGCCTCACGCAAAGATTACGCTCCTCGCCCTCGACCACAACAGCGGT